A genomic region of Anopheles merus strain MAF unplaced genomic scaffold, AmerM5.1 LNR4000169, whole genome shotgun sequence contains the following coding sequences:
- the LOC121601754 gene encoding lamin-B receptor-like, producing MDSRSRGKRLSTVVTAAASSSTAAAKETAPAASNVEKKKPGRKSLAVTAAARKRSASPPKRKPSPARRASPARRASPARKASPARKASPARRASPGRKPKAATGTTATAASTTVTKAAEPVKVSPEEPRRSQRIRASEEKVDTVLQSLKKSPVDKRLSVIMDDAEVSGIMSGRTTTPSKSMTPNVSRRSNAITPTTTTERSRATVSRSMSVLQDYSDHEDDGDFKSFRRTHDNGVGDRSHSQRGVTKPMWQQQLVEFGGAFGATALLLALPLFMFVTNHFCSGAAHRNCQFVVPKSWAEFGTLSTYMNKEIGTFYVVFVAGVALLTGLPIGKQVSLMDESNQKRSHVFNGLTVALGTGLAVFVAEYCYKYPLLSVVSRGYNQLLVLSILTALAVALLAFVKARAVPVVERNPYARTGNFLIDFFAGRELDPTVLHVFNLKLVTYHVSVVLALLFNGIILYRNLHFAALPEHLTAAPMQERLLYSLQHLTCEPAPVAAAAVTLLYLLDLLAYEHHLAASFELQQEGFGAQMLLRYAVFPFALTLLPKYVAAHKLSDVPLWAVGVCVALALVGLFVKRASMRIKYLYRLNPLGEKVACLETYPTFQGRRLLVAKWWRFVRQPNYVGDALQTVALLPLLYWRFAWPPVLAVLFTVVLLVHRAKRLNLRNARKYDSSWQRYCNTVPYLLVPRVY from the exons ATGGATAGCCGTAGCCGTGGTAAACGGCTGTCGACTGTGGTAACAGCGGCAGCAAGCAGCAGTACCGCCGCTGCCAAGGAAACCGCCCCTGCCGCGAGCAACgtggagaagaagaagccgGGCCGCAAATCCCTGGCCGTTACGGCTGCAGCGCGTAAACGGTCCGCATCGCCCCCGAAACGGAAACCATCGCCCGCTCGGAGAGCTTCGCCGGCCCGCCGCGCTTCACCCGCCCGAAAGGCTTCCCCCGCCCGCAAAGCCTCGCCGGCGCGTAGAGCTTCGCCGGGCAGAAAACCGAAGGCAGCAACCGGCACCACCGCTACCGCCGCGTCCACCACGGTGACGAAGGCCGCCGAGCCGGTCAAGGTGAGCCCGGAGGAGCCGAGACGCTCGCAGCGCATCCGCGCGTCGGAGGAAAAGGTTGACACGGTGCTGCAATCGCTGAAAAAATCACCGGTCGACAAGCGCCTGTCGGTGATAATGGACGATGCGGAGGTGAGCGGTATCATGAGCGGCCGAACCACTACGCCGAGCAAAAGCATGACGCCGAACGTTAGCCGCCGGTCGAACGCGATCACACCGACCACCACGACGGAGCGCAGCCGGGCGACGGTGTCCCGTTCGATGAGCGTGCTGCAGGATTACTCCGACCACGAGGACGATGGCGACTTTAAGAGCTTCCGCCGGACGCACGACAATGGCGTGGGCGACCGGTCCCACTCCCAGCGCGGCGTTACGAAACCCatgtggcagcagcagctggtcgAGTTTGGGGGAGCGTTCGGTGCCACCGCCCTGCTGCTAGCCCTCCCGCTGTTCATGTTCGTGACGAACCACTTTTGTTCCGGCGCCGCCCACCGGAACTGTCAGTTTGTGGTGCCGAAAAGTTGGGCCGAGTTCGGCACGCTCTCGACGTACATGAACAAGGAGATTGGCACGTTCTATGTGGTGTTTGTGGCCGGCGTGGCCCTGCTGACCGGCCTGCCGATCGGCAAGCAGGTGTCGCTGATGGACGAGTCAAATCAAAAGCGCTCGCACGTCTTCAACGGGCTGACGGTCGCGCTCGGTACCGGGCTGGCAGTGTTTGTCGCGGAGTACTGCTACAAATATCCGCTGCTGTCCGTCGTCAGTCGCGGCTACAATCAGCTGCTGGTGCTGAGCATACTCACCGCGCTGGCAGTGGCGCTGCTCGCCTTCGTGAAAGCCCGCGCCGTGCCAGTGGTGGAGAGAAATCCGTACGCAAGAACTGGCAACTTTTTGATCGATTTCTTCGCCGGCCGCGAGCTGGATCCGACCGTGCTGCACGTGTTTAATCTGAAGCTCGTCACGTACCACGTGTCGGTGGTGCTGGCGCTGCTGTTCAACGGCATCATTCTGTACCGCAATCTCCACTTCGCCGCCCTGCCGGAACATCTGACCGCGGCACCCATGCAGGAGCGGCTGCTGTATTCGTTGCAGCACCTCACCTGCGAGCCGGCGCcggttgctgccgctgccgtcACCTTGCTCTACCTGCTGGATCTGCTTGCGTACGAACATCATCTGGCCGCTTCGTTCGAGCTGCAGCAGGAAGGATTCGGCGCCCAGATGCTGCTGCGCTATGCCGTGTTCCCGTTCGCCCTTACCCTGCTGCCCAAGTACGTGGCCGCCCATAAGCTGTCCGATGTGCCGCTGTGGGCCGTGGGTGTCTGCGTCGCTCTGGCACTCGTTGGACTGTTCGTGAAGCGAGCCTCGATGCGGATAAAGTATCTCTACCGTTTGAATCCTTTGGGCGAAAAGGTTGCAT GTTTGGAAACGTATCCCACCTTCCAGGGCCGGAGATTGCTGGTGGCGAAATGGTGGCGCTTCGTGCGCCAACCGAACTATGTCGGAGACGCGCTGCAAACTGTTGCCCTGCTGCCTCTGCTCTACTGGCGTTTTGCTTGGCCGCCGGTGCTAGCGGTTCTGTTCACCGTCGTTCTGCTGG